TTATTTCGACAtgcaaacgagccatgaatctgacactcacgcaaaacctatgtactcgccagcatttctttgctgactttgtttttacatatgtttcaggtgaagttgcttagtcttgattgcgaataggaagcgtgctcacttaggaccggacgaggccttagtgatttaataatgatattagtctatgtttgatttgcttgtttaactttaaaacaatgtttaatatttaatgaaatgaaactcttcgtatccatggtttgaaacaataattctgttacaacactccccggcgtttccgccacgatttgtcgttttacgtggtcggggtgtgacactcacgaaaacatttttacattgcatacactaaaacgtccagatccaggacaCAAAACATTTTTATGAACAAAAAGTACaaacactttttcaaaatttatggttcagtcttagagactgggggagTTCAGCcctagaggctggggaggttcagccttagaggctgggaaggttcagtcataaagactgaggggccaatcttagagattggggaggtttagtcttagagactgggaggttggtcttagaggccagggagttagtctgagaggctaggaggttcagtctgagaggctgggagggtagtctaggagactaggagaattacttgtttgctttatggtgacttacatgtttatttgatcttatgttgattatttgtgcatatgtgtggttgtatTACAGACATCATGCCATCATCCTCAGACACGGGAGTTTCGGATACCCTGGATCCTATGGCAGTTGTGTCTGATGACGAGATTCCGTCAGAGCGAGAGGTCTACACATCTGACACCACTAGTACTGATGACgacgattttcagcccttcgTGCTACCAGACGTCGGAgttgagcctgctgatggccttcCTGCGGGGGATTTACCTCTtgtggtgatccctgctcctataccGCTTGCTGCTTTTCCAGTAGTAGATATGCCGCTCGATGTCGTTTCTGATGATGACGTCGATCTGTGAGGAGGATCCGCCTGAGGCTGactatgagggcggggcccctatTGTTGCTGAAGTCATTCTTCCCATTGCTGAGGCCCCTGTAGAGGAGCTTCCTGttggttcacctgtcccagattcaTTTGAGTCTGTGGCGTCTGCATCTTTGCACGACCTGGGAGTGCAGCATCACCTCCTGACGCCAACCCCGACATGGCGTTATCAACTACACCTGCTCCCGCACACGAGTTCGAGTTTGACCACGAGGTCGATGATGAttttgatcctgtctttccccctgACTTCGATCCTGACCAGGAGATCGAGTTTATTCACTTGGACCAGCCCTTAGAGGCGCCCGTAGATCCTATTGATCCCTTGTTTGATATGCCtgctgattttgatatggatcTTGTTGATCCTGAGCCCGTCATGGCCCCTGAGCCGGTCGTTGCTCCTGATCCTGCACTAGAGCCTGACCCTGTTCATGATGATGCACCAGCTTTTGTACCACCCATTGCTGACCCACCAGTTGTTGCTCCACCGCTGCtggatgatcctgttgttgatgcACCGTTCCCTGCTCCCGTGCCAGTATTGtttgaccgtgcaccttttgctgcTCATATAGATCCACGATATGCCGACACCCGCAACGGGTGgatcgatgacgatgacgattacccaccATTCGTGCTGCCTGTTACTCCCCTAGTTGCACCCATGTCTGCACCTACTGATATCCCATTGTTTCCCCCACACACCACAGACGCTCACCGCACTGATCTTCCCGTTACGTTCCttcaggacataccgccacctcgtcctggagaggggtcatcgaGGCAGCCGCCTGTTTCTGCTCCCCCCATGTTGTCATCACCTTTTCCGTTCACATCTCAGTTTCCTCAtgttgcaccacctactgcaccatcTTTCATTCCATCGAGCTAGCGATTtctatggactacgccccctatcatgccatTGTCTAATCCGTACCATGTTGGGTACTCTACGGAGGACATACTTACCTCCTTGATGATACAGCAGGATGCATTGACTCGTCGTattcaggagttggagagagctccacgacCACCTTGCCATTGTCAGACCCCCTTTGCAGCACCACACACTCCACGTCCACTTTCCCCTGATTCAGACGTCTGTTTCTTGACttctgagcagcagatagcatatttgTTGTGCGTCTGTCGTGCTTTAGAGGAGGACTGGTTACATATGCGTCGCTTGCTTTTCTctcgttttcctcctcctccgccatcagcataggcattttttattcgacgcaggtagacttttggtgagaagACCGCGATTGTGCCGACTATACAGCTTCTTGAACACCGCATTTTGATGTCATGACTTTTGATGTTTAGTTTTTGGTTGTTGTTGTAGATGACTAGATAGTTCGgacaagggcgatgtggcccttagtcacttttgatgtacgatacagttacagaacttgtaaacattgtactgtggtcttgattttatgatagcgcaatcgtagtattctcattatatgtgatgttggattgattgttttaattctataacatgtgatgttatgtgcttgatgaatgttattacgtacgtatactatttacttactatgacctgaccaacgtgaaacatcttttagaagatgcctccaagacgtgacccgcgcatgcccactaatgaggcAGAACTCCAAAGAATCATTGCTGCAGCTATCGCACAATACGCTGCCTCTCATGCAGAAATAAGTGGAAATATCTCGCACAACCAtagcaataacaatccacccaatggtaatgttaagttgtttgagatatactatgatacatttggatatttatagcacgcccgctaataccatttgtaaatccTAACGTTTGTGCAGGGTGTACTTACAAGCAATTCctcgattgcaagcccgtgaatttcgacggcacaggaggtgctgttgcatttgttagatgggctgagaagactgaatctgtccttagaatgagcaagtgtgctcccgagcaacaagtgacctacatctcagggctgtttctggatggagccctatcttggtggaatttgcaagtgcaaactctaggggaagctgctgcttatgcgttatcatggaatgagctgaaggagctcatgagaaggaagtactgctcacgaCTGAATTGTGgcacctaaaaatggaaggtcctaagattgcagagtatgttcagagattccatgatttgtcccatgtagtgtcgtacatggtcacaccggagttcaaacgtattgagcactttatctggggattggcacctcagatcatgagtatggttaccaCGTCCAAGCCTACAACAATCACAGAaaccattgatctcagtgtggctcttactgaggaagctattcgattgaacaagttttcagttaccgagcagaagaagaaagagactcatgtggagtcgtctggtgaaaacaaaaggaaattttCAAACTTCCAGCAGGGTACAAGCAATGTGAACAAGAAgggtgaatcaagcacaccggccagagctgcaaccggtgttgagaaTAAAGGAAATGGTTATATGGGTACTCTGCCCAAGTGTAatacgtgccagcgccatcatacTGGCCAATGTAGATTGAGGAAGTGTGAATCATGTGGAAGGAACggccacacgaaggatacgtgttgggccagaactggtgctgggcgtactggtaatcgaggttatgggaatggtaatggaaatCGCCAGCAGGGAGGAAACgacggaaatggaaaccgtggaaacgttgcgaatcaagctgggaatggaaatcgcaaccaaaacaacactcaacCTGGAAACAGAGGTGGTAATGGTCAAGGacccggatgttttaattgtggagaagttgggcactttaagaaggaatgcccaaagctgaatcaagcccgtggaagagtgttcaacataggagcaagggaagcgcgccaggatcccaacgttgtcactggtacgttccctataaatcaacgctttgcatctgttctgtttgatactggtgccgactatagctttgtatcgttagaatttaagagtatgcttgggttaactgctagtaagttagatgtaCCATACTTAATTGAACTGGcgaatggaaagctagttgaagcgaaTGAAGTTGTCAAAGTATGtgtaattgagctgggagaacgcgagttcactttggatctactaccagtcgagttgggaagcttcgacgtggtagtagggatggattggttgtcaagcaacaaagccgaaATTGGgtgtcacgaaaagaccattcgcatcccaatagaagatggagaaacgatcatggttcacggagagaagagcgatacgcctctgagaatcattagctgtctgaaagctcgaaagtgtttacagaagggatgtgttgccttcttggcacacatcgtggataaagaagctgctgagccgaggattgaagacatcccagttgtaaaggaatatcctgaagtctttccagaagacttgccaggattgccacctcaaaggcaagttgagtttcacatcgacttagttccaggcgtcgcgcctgtggctaaggcaccctaccgacttgcgccttcagagatgcaggagttgtcgacgcagctccaggagctgttagacaagggattcatcagaccaagcttctcgccttggggagctccagttttgttcgttaaaaagaaggatggtagttttcgtatgtgtatcgactaccgagagctgaacaagttgacaatcaagaatagatatcctctgccgagaattgatgacatgttcgatcagcttcaaggttcaagtttctactcaaagattgatttgCGATTAGGTTATCATCAattgagaattcaagaggagagtattcctaagactgcttttagaaATCGTTATGGGcacgagtttctggtgatgccgtttgggttgataAACGCGCCAGCTATTTTTCATGGATTTAATTAACAGAGTTTGTaaaccgtacctcgacaagtttgtaattgtgttcatcgatgatattttgatctactcgaagacgaaggacgagcacgaacaacatttaagagctattttggagttacttaaaaaggagaagttgtatgccaagttctcgaagtgcgagttctggttacgtgaagtccaattccttggacatgtggttaatggagatggaatccacgtggatcccacaaagatcgaagcgatcaagaattgggagttTCCGAAAActccaaccgagattcgacaattcttaggtttggctggttactatcgaaggttcattgaggatttctcaaaaatcgctcaacctttgacttccctcacctagaaagacaagaagtttgatcggggaatcaaacaagaagaagcatttcagttgttgaaggacaagctttgtaatgcaccgatcTTATCACTACCAGAAGGaacggatgatttcgtggtatattgtgatgcctcgtgtcaaggtttgggttgcgtgttgatgcaacgacagaaagttatagcatacgcgtcacgccagttgaaggttcacgaaaagaattataccacgcacgacttggaattaggcgCCGTGGTATTTGCGTTAAAAATTTGgggacattatttgtatggtacgcgatgtacaatcttcactgatcataagagtctacagcacatattcgacccaaaggagcttaacatgagacaatgACGCTGGGTTGAAtttctgaacgactacgactgtgagatcaagtatcacccagggaaggtgaatgtggtcgccgatgccctaagtcgaaaggaaaggatcaagcccataagggttagggctttggaaatgattgtccagacagatctctcactgcgcattcgtgccgcgcagaaagaagctcttaaagaaaggaatattgaggacgaatacctccgtgggatggagaagcagttggtacaaaacgaggaaggaactttatgtttcatgaaacgaatttgggttcctctgtttggtggattgagaaaggttattttcgatgaagctcacaagtcacggtactcaattcatccaggagcggataaaatgtaccaagatcttaaggatttctactggtggccaaggatgaaaggcgatgtttccgtatatgttagcaagtgtttaacgtgcgccaaggtaaaggccgagtaccagaagccttcaggtctatTACAGCAACCtaaaatacccaaatggaaatgggaacagatttcaatggatttcataacgaagctaccaagaacgcccaaaggtcacgacactatttgggtaatagtagactgGTTGACGAAATCTAGGCACTTCTTACCAATCAGAGAAAAAGATAACACGAGtaaacttgctgagatatacatgagagagatcgttgcacgtcatggagtgcctctctcaatcatctcagatagagacggaaggtttgtgtcaaggatttggcaatcctttcaaaaagcattcggatctcagttgagcctgagtacagcttttcacccgcaaacggatggacagagcgaacgaacgattcagactttagaagatatgctgcgagcttgcgttatggatctaggtggaagttgggatactcacctgccattggtcgagttttcgtacaataacagttatcacgcaagtattcaagccgcaccgttcgaagctctttatggacgtAAATGTtgatcaccgatttgttgggctgacgcaggagATAGACAGCTAGTTGGCCCGGAAGTGGTCCaggaaacgactgacaagattgcacagatccgagaacgcatcaaggcggctcgcaatcgacaaaagtgttatgcagatcgaagaaggaaacctctggaatttgaggtaggagatatggttttgttaaaggtttcaccctggaagggggtggcacgctttggaaagtgtgggaagttgaatccgcgttacattAGCCCATTCAGAATCCGGCATAGGATTGGacttgtagcatacaagttggacttacctgctgaacttaacggcgttcatgatacattccatgtatcaaacttgaagaagagtccaacacaagaaactaTGGTCATTCCTGCTGACAAAATTCATgtcgacgacacgctccactttatCGAAGAACCCGTCGAAGTTACtgattggaagataaacaaaacacgcaggagtagtgtcagGCTCGTCAAAGTTcattggaatgcaagacatggtccagaaatcacatgggaacgtgaggatcgtatgaaggaaAAGTACCACCATTTATTTCCAAAGACCACTGCGACTAGAAGTAGAACCTAatatttcaggacgaaattttcttaacagggggagaatgtgacaaccctcacaaatccaggtatctgtacgaattaattaatatttaattagtgcttaattactgtgcttgatttcaaTTATGATTAACCTGCTTTCGGTTAtctgatacatacatacccatgcatcacattttatactgtcactctattatttacacacaaacattagtgacaaacttgatgcacgaaagcacagttagcacagtgagcggataacccagtaaacatacTGAAAAtaccagcacctagacagacattgtttctgACGCCCGTGtgagccaggaatagaatactacactagtagggagtgtagggaggtgaggaccataaagcTGCGTCACTAGgagatagttatagtgaccgaaagtgcctaaaacatacttaaagtgcagatttctgcactaaataccaaaattcagcatttaacaatgctagtaaagtgcaaaaacttggcaaaatagtcctagacactttctaaagtgttgggaatttaatgtgtcactaaaaacaatataaaagacactttaaagatttatttagcactttaacggatcaacatccaaccgaacaaccggactttacccggaacatacaaatattgccaaacacattgttttcacttttctgagctagttagggtccccgaacaccctaacacactttatattATAACACAAATAATAACTCACTAACTAAACACTCTAAAACCAACTAGATAATTAACTAGTTCCATCAcaacccaacccccccccccactcgACGGTCATGGTATGGGGGATACCCCCACcattcttttgattattttatttagttgttgTTGGATAATAAGACATATTGTATGATGGTTAAATCTAGaacttggtttataaattaaCACCAAGGATTATCACCTTCTCTCATCAAACACCCATCCAACAAACACTCTCTTCTCCTCCTTCTTCCCCACCTTCGGCCGCCAACACCCTCCACCATACAACCACCATCAACCTTCTTTCAAGCCATTTTCCATACAtccaaaggtgcaagaggtccaacaagtaagcttggtgcactcggaagctcaaggaccactctagttttcttttatccatcactttttacgccttgtttctcccctagccttgtgttAGTAGTAAGTGCTTAAAAACTTCAGCTTGTTcttgtttttggtggttaatagttgattgaATGGTAAAATATTAAGAAACACTAATGAACATAAACTaatcttgaaacataaaggataaagaatggataaagagaagatgtatggttaaatcatgctgatcttgtgttgttatgaaaccatccacacatgaacttgaacttgaataaatatgagatttcttgaaaaataaagatgtaaacttgtagatctaaggATCTATGAGTGGGTTTTCGAAAGAACCAGgtgaaaaatactagttttgttaaaacccggatcttgtatgaactaaaaacatttttagtaagtaaacaagtgtatgaacacttgtgtaacaagaaaattccacaaagaaatattttcggaaatcatgactagaagttgtgaaaatacatattctttaaaaataaagtttttaggaaactaatcatatttttaaagataacaagacctactaagtgTGTTagtgatttactacatatttttacaaactttcaagttcatgagtttatgatttaggcttatttttgtcaagattagtgattAGAGATTATATGTTGTTGATTgttaaattgtttgattgattttacaaaagaaaatgatatgctaaaagcatggacacctccatttacagaggaaactctggcgaaatttttctagaatttcaatacttagaaatattttttctaacaaatgtttacaaatatatttttaacattatttttttaaataaacttcgccatgatttttattacaaaaataccaagtaccggaggtggatttttgtaaataaaatttattaaatatacatttagaatatatattttataataaaacgcttgtgtgattgtttgttattttgtgcactagatatattatttttagggtaaaaataatataacttgaaaatactgtgaaattacgactccaaaataatgccaacgctctcacaaaataaatatttaagttacacaagtattgttacaatgcgaactttaaaacgtaacttatgtagtatttctgaaaaatactcttgtatgtatattttgataagtattattttggaaaatgtataaggtaaaatataatatttttggaaaaaatatatatattttggaatttaaaacattttagacaagtgatttaaaatatatttttcaagtgagacttaaaaatatattttcggaattataaagcatacatgtattattacccccatccttgggaaggaaatatacttataaaataattaagaagtgtgaatacgaaatagttatctaactatttcccaaaaacgttaaaccttaagccaaggcacggcccatccgtctaataggcattagtacgtgtaggtcgtcacgcagcagattgAGTAGGAGTTTGGCGTttctggatacgcacttctgtgagttcatgtcctccttttctctttactgttttcagttttatacttcggagatgcgacaattattacaaacatatacttacatggtatggttagcgtagggagggtttatactactagatcatgtgaggggtcggtacaacacttgaggccattaatcctcgttgtaggaccgagggacacaagagtgatagatctatttgggtgtagcgagcccacacccgtgaggccgtggaggcccatagaggtgactgtgtcttacagccgaagcccggtaacaaatttgctaggtttgagtttccctgcactttctcacacataccagtggctttgcaacccattggtgatctctttttccttattgctacataccagggacttttatacatactttaaaggtttatacatactcactgttacatgaactcgctcaactttttgttgacttttcaaactgcATGTacttcaggaaattagtggatctggcacggtatgcatcacgtcaagctgcgtaggaataatgatgtcatccgagtttaggaaatgtggcctttgcctggacgggtcacaagtcttaaactgtgtttttatttCATGTCTTTTGTTATGTCGTTGAACATGTTttcattatgtcatggttgtatttggTTTGTTGTGTCgactttttttaaaaacaatgttgttgtgttttacttttaaaaacttgatgaatggatgaacatcatggttttattttcatatagcattgttgtgattatgctatggtattaagaagtcgcaccaaataaacccacgctatATTATGGGATGACTGGATGTATACCTGTACTAAATCCTATTGAACCAAACTTTGTTATTACTGCGTTGTGTGAGAAAGAAAGTGGAAACTTGATAAATGTAATGGGTTATCAAAGGTTAGTTGGTAGACTAATCTATTTGTCTCATACCAGGCCTGATACAACCTATTCTGTGCATGTTTTGAGTCATGCATAAACCCACCAGAGCGCATTGATTGTTAGCTGTTAGAGCTTTGAGATACCTTAAAGGTGCACCTGGTAAGGGTATATTCATTGGTAAAAGTTCTAGTATGATTTTAGTTGCATATGCAGACTTCGATTGGGGTAAATGTTTGGTTTGTAGGAAGTCAGTTACATGTTATTGTATCTTCTATGAGAGTCTTTGGTTGCTTGGAAAAGTAAAAAGTAGGCAACGGTATCACGGTCCACAACAGAAGCTGAGTATCGTGCAATGTGCACTTCAACATGTGAAATGATGTGGTTAATTAATTTGCTTAATGAATTAGGGGTTAAAGTAAATTGGCCTGTTTCGTTGTATTGTGATAACACAACAGCATTATCAATAGCTGCTAATCCGGTTTTTCATGATAAAACAAAGCATTTTGAATTGGATTTATTTTTTCTGAGGGAACAAATACAGAAAGGTTGTGTTAAAAACCATTGGTATTGAAACAACTAAACAAGTAGCTAATGTTTTTACAAAAAGGGCTGCTTATTTCTCAGCATAATAAAGTATGTGACTAGTTGCATTTAATGAATGTCTTTAACAATAAAAgtgaccgggggggggggggggttgttaaAAGTATTAGATGAATATGTCTAGTTTgttaatacataaatattattaaCACACTTTATTGTTTATTGTATAACATGTTATGCTGGTTGACTTATGCTGCTGGGCTTGAGTTGGGCTTATGGAGTATATAGGAGCATTAGGCTTATCATGTCAGCATATAGGAGCATTGGAGCATTGGGCTTATTGCATCAGGTTTTATGCCTCGGTTAAATATGGAGATAAGAGATCTAATCTGATGGCTGTTATGAGAGATAAAGAGATAAGATATCTAAGCGTATGGCTGTTGTGCGTTCGGGTTAGCTCTGGGTTTTCCGGATTCAAGTGGAGTATAAATGAACTCGTCACATAGATGAGTTCATTCATTCAACATACTTTCCAGATACTTTCTCTCTCTTAGGTTTTCTCATTGTTAGCTTGTTCTTGTTAGTTTATTAGATCCTGTGTTGAGATCTAATAGGTGATtagctgtgacaaccctcaaaatttccATGTATccatacaatttattaatgataattaaagtgcttgatgactgtgttgaatcacttaactgctttctgatttctgtgttatacttacatgtgcttgttaacatactagtagtgtacagaaaagtgactaaatagtcctgtgtgctttcctaagtgttgagaattaaaagttttacaaatatatatatatataggacactttGCGGAtcaattaagcactttaacggaacaacaccgaaccgaataaccggactttacccggaacacaaaaatattgtcaaacacattatttctatttttctgagctagttagggtccccgaacaccctaacacactatatatttaaTAACACTCACAAGACACTAACTAAACACTTAACTTCCTAACTAAAGCACTAACTAGACATTGAAATCCAACAAGATACCCCCCCCCCTATGGCGACGGTTACATGGGTGACCCACCCATTGAATTCTTTCATTATTTTAATTGATCATGTTGATAGTTAGGGAACATATTACAAATGAGTCAATAGTGTTTGAAGTCTATAAGTATTAACCATGAGACCACCACTCTCTCACTTCACAACACACTTCCAAACTCACCcaaactctccctctcttctCTTGATCGGCCGTGAGCCcccacaccaccatcaccaccttcaagtttCATTCCAAGCAATCTCTAGTCATCCAAAGGTGTTAGATCATACAAACGagctcggtgtgttcggaagctcaaggacctctctcatcttcttttatccaccacttttctacacttgaacttccctagccttgagctagtggtaagaacttagatctttGCTTTTTTTCATCTTGTCTAAGTGGTTAATAATGTTTAATGATCAAAATGATAAGAACTCTAATGAATCTTGTGAAGAAGTATTGAACATAAACTAGTTGGTGATAAAAGTATGGTTAAAAGATGAAGAAATTATGATATTCATGTGTTGTGATGATTGTTGGTTGTTGTTACTTATGTAGTTGatggatcatcatatggtcttgctaaatcatgattaaaaatatgatctagcaagatgagaaagttagaaatgtgtaggatgatggaatcatccacacataaactatgaacttgagtaaataaatattttcttgaaaaataaag
This is a stretch of genomic DNA from Helianthus annuus cultivar XRQ/B chromosome 16, HanXRQr2.0-SUNRISE, whole genome shotgun sequence. It encodes these proteins:
- the LOC110883491 gene encoding 36.4 kDa proline-rich protein-like, encoding MALSTTPAPAHEFEFDHEVDDDFDPVFPPDFDPDQEIEFIHLDQPLEAPVDPIDPLFDMPADFDMDLVDPEPVMAPEPVVAPDPALEPDPVHDDAPAFVPPIADPPVVAPPLLDDPVVDAPFPAPVPVLFDRAPFAAHIDPRYADTRNGWIDDDDDYPPFVLPVTPLVAPMSAPTDIPLFPPHTTDAHRTDLPVTFLQDIPPPRPGEGSSRQPPVSAPPMLSSPFPFTSQFPHVAPPTAPSFIPSS